A genomic segment from Cricetulus griseus strain 17A/GY chromosome 8, alternate assembly CriGri-PICRH-1.0, whole genome shotgun sequence encodes:
- the Rhno1 gene encoding RAD9, HUS1, RAD1-interacting nuclear orphan protein 1 isoform X3 produces the protein MDPILRPEPGALQQQHSARIPPCNGGGGGGVGCVCRPRGQACSRGFPGAGRTRREDRGPRLRPSPRPSPTPPPRAPQPRQSRLRALPRPGPGPSSCTALTSHAAAAPRGAGAGPGGGSRRDVRGGTPGPGGAEARPGGWVPQRRFQLFRCLKLAPAERCGHVTERRQSAPACLRVPAPNARRPEERRPRPGGRCWGF, from the exons ATGGACCCGATTCTCCGCCCTGAGCCGGGAGCCTTGCAGCAGCAACACTCGGCTAGGATCCCGCCCTGCAACGGCGGAGGCGGAGGCGGGGTTGGCTGCGTGTGCAGACCCAGGGGGCAGGCCTGTTCCCGGGGGTTCCCGGGTGCGGGGAGAACGCGGCGGGAGGACCGAGGGCCGAGGCTCAGACCTTCTCCCCGGCCGTCCCCGACACCCCCCCCTCGCGCTCCGCAGCCCCGGCAGTCCCGGCTCCGAGCCCTGCCCCGGCCCGGGCCCGGGCCTTCCTCCTGCACCGCACTCACCTCACACGCCGCGGCTGCTCCACGCGGGGCCGGGGCAGGCCCGGGCGGCGGGTCCCGGCGGGATGTCCGGGGTGGGACGCCGGGGCCGGGTGGGGCTGAAGCCCGGCCGGGGGGGTGGGTCCCGCAGCGCCGCTTTCAGTTGTTCCGCTGTTTGAAATTGGCGCCGGCGGAGCGTTGCGGTCACGTGACGGAGCGTCGCCAATCGGCACCGGCTTGTCTCCGGGTTCCGGCCCCGAACGCTCGGCGTCCTGAGGAGCGGCGGCCGCGGCCGGGAGGGCGG tgtTGGGGATTTTAG
- the Rhno1 gene encoding RAD9, HUS1, RAD1-interacting nuclear orphan protein 1 isoform X2, which yields MDPILRPEPGALQQQHSARIPPCNGGGGGGVGCVCRPRGQACSRGFPGAGRTRREDRGPRLRPSPRPSPTPPPRAPQPRQSRLRALPRPGPGPSSCTALTSHAAAAPRGAGAGPGGGSRRDVRGGTPGPGGAEARPGGWVPQRRFQLFRCLKLAPAERCGHVTERRQSAPACLRVPAPNARRPEERRPRPGGRLLCLLCRHGLQLDPDPDQEGNLHHVVTKCSSFTY from the exons ATGGACCCGATTCTCCGCCCTGAGCCGGGAGCCTTGCAGCAGCAACACTCGGCTAGGATCCCGCCCTGCAACGGCGGAGGCGGAGGCGGGGTTGGCTGCGTGTGCAGACCCAGGGGGCAGGCCTGTTCCCGGGGGTTCCCGGGTGCGGGGAGAACGCGGCGGGAGGACCGAGGGCCGAGGCTCAGACCTTCTCCCCGGCCGTCCCCGACACCCCCCCCTCGCGCTCCGCAGCCCCGGCAGTCCCGGCTCCGAGCCCTGCCCCGGCCCGGGCCCGGGCCTTCCTCCTGCACCGCACTCACCTCACACGCCGCGGCTGCTCCACGCGGGGCCGGGGCAGGCCCGGGCGGCGGGTCCCGGCGGGATGTCCGGGGTGGGACGCCGGGGCCGGGTGGGGCTGAAGCCCGGCCGGGGGGGTGGGTCCCGCAGCGCCGCTTTCAGTTGTTCCGCTGTTTGAAATTGGCGCCGGCGGAGCGTTGCGGTCACGTGACGGAGCGTCGCCAATCGGCACCGGCTTGTCTCCGGGTTCCGGCCCCGAACGCTCGGCGTCCTGAGGAGCGGCGGCCGCGGCCGGGAGGGCGG CTTTTGTGTCTTCTCTGCAGGCATGGTTTGCAGCTGGACCCCGACCCAGACCAGGAAGGCAACCTGCATCATGTGGTTACTAAATGCTCTTCATTTACCTATTGA
- the Rhno1 gene encoding RAD9, HUS1, RAD1-interacting nuclear orphan protein 1 isoform X1, translating into MLFIYLLMPPKKRRQRQLHKAQLLFHQQPLEGPKHHYESLQQPITHTVQVPSKPIDQGTITSWVLPQFDITAETQFPAHRKHRPRDQARHLTRRSACKFPCLTFESPPSSSSETLLISVNREEPCQSEKDTPRRPLVPLLSPQSCGDLSVHSLQSLPRVFMPPDIQTPESSVREGPISVREGPISPDQKENSLPDSILGLRTPSSPEPGPVLVKDTPEDKYGIKVTWRRRRHLFAYLKERGKLDESQFLVKI; encoded by the exons ATGCTCTTCATTTACCTATTGATGCCTCCCAAAAAGAGACGCCAAAGACAGTTGCACAAAGCCCAGCTGCTATTCCACCAACAGCCACTGGAGGGCCCCAAACACCATTATGAATCGCTCCAGCAGCCCATTACCCACACTGTACAGGTGCCCAGCAAGCCCATCGATCAGGGCACCATCACTTCCTGG GTATTACCTCAGTTTGATATAACAGCTGAAACCCAGTTTCCAGCACACCGGAAACACCGTCCCCGAGACCAGGCAAGACACTTAACTCGAAGATCTGCCTGCAAGTTCCCATGTCTAACCTTTGAGAGTCCACCGTCTTCCAGTTCAGAGACATTGTTGATATCCGTCAACAGAGAAGAGCCCTGTCAGTCAGAAAAGGACACTCCCAGAAGGCCTTTAGTGCCGCTGCTCAGTCCCCAGAGTTGTGGGGACCTGTCAGTGCACTCCCTTCAAAGCTTACCTCGTGTGTTCATGCCCCCTGATATCCAGACACCAGAGTCGTCTGTAAGGGAAGGTCCCATTTCTGTAAGGGAAGGTCCCATTTCCCCAGACCAGAAAGAAAACAGTCTTCCAGATAGCATCCTTGGCCTGAGAACTCCTAGCAGCCCAGAGCCTGGGCCTGTCCTGGTCAAGGACACCCCTGAGGACAAGTATGGGATAAAGGTCACATGGAGACGAAGAAGGCACCTGTTTGCCTACCTTAAAGAGAGAGGGAAGCTGGACGAGAGCCAGTTCCTTGTGAAGATCTGA